The following nucleotide sequence is from Triticum dicoccoides isolate Atlit2015 ecotype Zavitan chromosome 7B, WEW_v2.0, whole genome shotgun sequence.
AATTGTGGCACTCAAGGATGATAGTATTGGTTCCTGTAAGATTCTCCGTGCCCGCCTTGCTAGCAAAGCCAGGTTGAATCCCCCCTCCCAAGTACTTCGGTCTTGTCATAACCTCCCATAATGCTGGTTTTCGCTGTCCTTGGTTGGGTTGCAACCCCACCAGAACTTGCGAACGATAGAATTAGTATGATGGCATAAACCCCTAGAAAGTTTAAAGCAAAACATGGAATATACTGAAATTGCCTGAGCAACCAATTTGATAAGAACATCCTTTCCTCCTGCTGATAATGATTTGCCCTTCCAACCTTTCACCTTATCCCAGACACGGGAGCTCAGATATTTGAAGGTCCCTCTCTTTAAATGTCCCATGTCGGTAGGCATTCCCAAATATCTATCACTCAAAGATTCATTAGGGACATGCAGGTATCCCTTAACCACGTCCTTCACAATATGTGgcatcccttattgaaaagtattgATGACTTATCTTTGTTAATTCTTTGACCAGATGCCCTGCAATACATATTCAATATGTTTGACACCTCTTCTGCTCCATTTACACTTGCCCTAAAAAATAGCAGGCTATCATCCACGAATAAAAAAGGTGGTTCATCGACGGGGCCGAAGGTGCCACCTTAATGCCGATGAGCTGGGATGACTGGTTTTGAAACTTTAATAGGCACGAAAGGCCATCTGCTGCCAATAGGAAAAGATATGGAGAGATTAGATCACCCTGCCGAATACCACGTGTGGGCTTGAACTCCTCCAACCCGCTTCCACTAGAAAGAATAGAGAAAGGAACTGAACTCACCATGTTCATAATTACTGATATCCATGGTGCCACGAGACCCAACCTCTCCATAATTGCTTTTGGCTACCTCTATTCTACTCGGTCGTAAGCTTTCATCATGTCCAACTTGAGAGCACAAAAAGTATTATTATTCGACCTATTCCTCTTCATAAAATGCAAACACTTGTAGGATGTTAGTTATAAGCCTCCCTAGAACAAGCGCCGACTGTTCCTTAGATATGATATCTGGGAGGATCACCTTGAGCCTGTGTGCTAGCACCTTCGAAGCTATCTTATACATTGCACAAGCTAATAGATCTAAACTGCGACAACAGAGTGGGATTTGATACCTTGGGGATTAGTACCAACATAGTGTCGTTAATGCACTCCGAGTCCCCCCCCCCCCTAACGATGCCGAGTACTGCCCTGGTGACAGCATCACCACAAATCTCCCAACGATGCTGGAAGAAGTGCGCGGAAAATCCATCAGGTCCAGGAGCCTTTGTGGGGAACATCTAAAAAAGCGCCCTTTTTAATTACCTCTTCCTCCTCATGTGGAGCCATCAAAACTTCATTCATCGCTGCTGTAACATTTGGTAGGAACTTGAGCAAGCGCTTCGTCCACTCCCTGAACCCCTTCCGATGTGTACATGGTGTTATAAAACTCCAAGCGCCAGCCGCCGCATCTCGGTGAGGTCCTCCGTGAGCTGCCCGTCATGTTTCTGCAGCGCCTTGATCAGGTTTTTCCGTCGGCGAATTGACGCGCAGAGATGGAGAAAGATCCGTGTTTCGATCGCCCTTGCCGATAGCCACTCGACACGTGACCTTTGGCGCCACAGAAGCTCCTCGCGCCTGTAGAACTGAATCAACCTGTCATTAATTTTTATTTCTGCGTGATTTGGACCTATCCTTGAGAGCTGATACATCACTTCGCAGCCTGTCCACATACATCAACAGCGCCCCGGAAGCCTTGATTAAACTTGCGTCTAACTCTGCCTAGCAACgagttttttttgttttgagaAAATGAGTAGtatagctggccaaatgggccTTTTTCTCGGGCCGGCCCGTGAGCACGCCGGCACGGCCCGCCTTGGGCCAGGCACGGCATGGGCTAAACGGGACGGGCCCAGCACGCGGCACGccctgggccgtgcctgggcctggaggctgggcacgcgggccggcacgacaCGACCCGCTtacgtttttttattttttatacatCTATATATGGCCCAACATGTAAAAATAGGCTAAAAACGCTCAATGCGTCAAATAACAGGCTAAAAATATGCGGTCCaccgtgctaaacgggccaacgtGCCGGCCCGTTTACTAACTGGGACGTGCCTGGGCCTGGGGGCGCAGCACACGGgctggcacggcacggcccgtataGTAATCGTGCCCTAGcgggccgtgccgggccggccCGGCCCGTTTGGCCCGTAGCAGCGAGTGTGATTTGAAATTCAGCGGATTAAAATAAAGCCCAGCAGAAGCGAGAAAAGAGCCCAACAGCCCACGGGCGCGTCCTCCGCCTGCTCCAACCCTCGCCGCCGCTCTACTgaacccccctccccatcccctcccCTCCCGCCGCCCTAAACCCATCAAACTCCCCCCCTCCGACCGCGCCGCCTCTNNNNNNNNNNNNNNNNNNNNNNNNNNNNNNNNNNNNNNNNNNNNNNNNNNNNNNNNNNNNNNNNNNNNNNNNNNNNNNNNNNNNNNNNNNNNNNNNNNNNNNNNNNNNNNNNNNNNNNNNNNNNNNNNNNNNNNNNNNNNNNNNNNNNNNNNNNNNNNNNNNNNNNNNNNNNNNNNNNNNNNNNNNNNNNNNNNNNNNNNNNNNNNNNNGACTGACGAAAAAGGTCTCTGCTTTTTTTTTTTTCGTTCTCAGGATCGAGACGGGGATATTCTGCCGGAACCCCTACAACGCCACCGGCATATGCAACCGGAGCTCCTGCCCGCTCGCCAACAGCCGCTACGCCACCATCCGGGACCACGACGGTATCTATATGTCTCTTCTCCTTCTGATTAACTTCCGATTTTGCCTCGTTCAGTTGACCCCAATGAGACTCCGGTCACAATAGATACTACTTGGGCAGTCAATATGTTCTATTTTCCCCTTTCCACCGCAATTCATTTTCCAGCAAGGGCTCTTTCCATTGCCTTTGTTGTGAACGCTGACATGGTAGATTCAGCTATGTCCTGTTAGGGGGACAGCTAATTGTTCGGCGAGTCACTTGGCTGATGGAATAGGCTGTAAGATCGAATCATGTGCTATATGAATGAATGCTGCAGAAAATGTTTTAATTAGAACAGTAGAACTAAGGAGTCACCGATGTATGATTCAGAAAACAAGCTTTTGAAATGCAAATTTTGTGCCCTGTACATCACAAACATGGTGATTGAAGCAGCTATCCCTTCCATGCGTGGTCACCTGTGTGACATCAAAGCCGTGCTGTTTTACAAGCAGTAGTCATTGTGGTCTGCAGAGGCTAGAGTTGCTTTTAACTGCTGGATGCTTCAGCTTGGCGCTGCTTTAAATATCGTGGCCTGCATGCTTTAGTCGTTGTGCTCTTGGTTCTTCTTCGTAGGGAGCTATGCTTATCATCAGAAACTCTTGGTGATGCTGTTGTTCTTCTTTTTAACTTTGACCGGTCATGCAGGCGTGTTCTACTTGTACATGAAAACTGCTGAAAGAGCTCATCTGCCCAAAAAATTATGGGAGAGAGTCAAACTACCCAGGAACTATGAGAAGGCAATGGAAATCATCGACAAGCATCTCGTATGCATTTCTTACTGCCGTGCTTTGTTACTCCATCTGAACGTGAGTCTAGTTAGCCTTAATTATGGCACCTCTTTTGTTTCACTGTGCAGGAATTTTGGCCCAAGCTACTTGTGCACAAGATCAAACAGCGCCTGACGAAAATGACTCAGTATCGGATAAGAATGAGGAGACTTCAACTTAAAGTGAGGTAAGCACTTACTGTGTTAGCATGCACACACAGCATATAGTTGGTGACAGTTATTTGCTCCTGAATTCTGGGTGTGACCTGATAGTAGTAAATGTGTATATATTGATTAATGTGCAATTTTATCTGGGTGGCACTGTTCCATTTGCTTTTCTTGTATGGTTTGCCAAAATGGTTGAATGTAAAAAAGAAATACATTCGAGATTGTAACAGAGGACATAGAATGTATAGAGAAAATACATTTGAGATCCTCACAGAGGACATAAATTAGGGTCATCAGCAATGATCATGTGACAAGGCTTATTAGTTATGCTAACGTTGTTACATGTTGAGCACACAAACTTACCGGTAGATCCTCTTTGTTAAGGTTTACCCTGTGTATTATTTTGTGTGGCTCACTTTAGCAAACATCGGTTGCGAGTTAATGTAAGTTTGTTTGTCAGTTTAACCTCAGTTAGCGGACACCCTTTCCAACTCTGGTGACTAGCCCGCACCAGCACATCACTTCAGTGTTTCATTATGTGAATCTGGCGTAATTCAACCTTATCTTGTCAAATCCTTTGGCTCCAAACCTCGCTTAGCCAACTCTAAAATGTTCCGTGCAGTCAATTGTGTGATTTCTTTTCCTTCTTCCACATACCTGACAGAGCAAGCTTTTGGGCCTGGTAGATGTGACGGCCTTAATTGCGAATAATGGCGACGTACAAAGTCAGAACCTGCACTAAGAGgacagaaaagaaagagaaatgccTGGCCTGTGTAGGGAACAGGGCCACCTCACTGTTTGCCTTGCAGCTTATAACGTTCTACAGTTCCAGTTTCTGAGGTCTTGATGTCATATTTGGCTGTGTTCTGCTCTGCCATCAGATTGCTTGATTTTTTGTATGGAAGGTACTACGCATCGACCGTATATACCGGCAAATCTCCCCTCATGGCAGTCTCGCACCCCACCCCCTCCGTCGCACTCGTCCCTTTTCCTTAGCAGCCTCATCCTCTCGCTCTTCATCCTTCTGCTCCACTGTTGTTTTGTCGAAGGGTGGCCTCCTGCTCCTTTGCCTGTGTTTCCTCTACTCCCACTCCACTGCTGCAGAAGCTACGAACGTCCCTCTAGACAGCAACCAGCCTTGCCAGCACTGCTCGTCAGTCTCGCTGGTACAGCACCACCTCCACTCCATGCTTTCCCCTCTCCAGCTTCTTCCTTCCATCAATCAGGTGCCTTGGCCTCCGTAGCTTTAAGACTAAAGCCCAAACATCTTCAAATTGGTTGTTTTCTACATTCAAAATATTAATAATGATATTGTCGATTGCAAACCTGTTTGTAGCAgtaaagaaaaaacaaagaaattgACTAGTGATGACTTGGCTTGATGGTATGACATTTGTGCCATTAACATGTAACCAGGTTCAGTTACATGCTGATTCCCTTTATTTTTGCAAAAAAGGCACATGGTGATTCAACTTGTTGATGTCCATACTTTTACTGTTGATTTTTGACACAGAAAAAGTTGCTAAACATATTCTTTTGCTCTTTAGAGAGAAGATAATGACAGTTCCCAGGAAGAAAACTCAGCGCGATCTCCGAAGATTGGAGAAAGCTGAAAAGGCTGCTCAACTAGATAAGGTTATTTTTTCTGATAATCTCTACCACTTTACTATTATACATTGCCATGTTCTAACATCTTCCTTCTACCGGTCAGAGTATTGAAAGTGAGCTAAAGGAACGTCTGAGGAAAGGTGTTTATGGTGAAATATATAATTTCCCCTTCAAGCAGTTTGATACTATCCTTGACATGGAAAAGGATGAGTTGGCTCCTGAGATAGAAGAGGAAGAAGTAAGCACAGTACTGAGTATGAGAATGAGAATTAAGCTAACTTGGTTATGTTCTTACTGCTCACAAGCTTTCCTATATATTGTGGATTTATTTGCCAATACAGGAAGGTGAGATAGAGTATGTTGAAGGCGATGATATCGAGATGGGTGACATGGACGATATGGAAGATTTTGAAGGCTTTGGTGATGAAGATGGTAAACATTTCCCTTGTTTCTGCTGATTTTAATTGGGCATGTTATAGAGTGCTCTGACTTGCGAAGATGCTTCTCCTTTTTCTGTGTTAATTCGATAATGTAAAGAAGCTTTACTTTTCCTGAATTATGGCCCTTGAAAATTCATACCGATTTGTTTAATATGATTGCTATGTAGATATTTTCTCTTGGACAAAATGGTTACTCTGTATAGTAGTGCCAACTGTGGACCTAACCTCCATAAAAACATAAAATAATTGCAGATGATGGAGATGAAGATGACGATTTGGATGAGCCAGCAACAAAGAAGCCCAAGTTACCAAGCTCCGATTCAAGGTCAAAGATTGGGCGGAAGTCTACGAAGGTTATCACAGAGGTAAATTGATTGTTTCATTATGAATATTCTTGATACGATGATACACGACCATGTTGCCTAAAAACATAGATAAAATCAAGCACATCTTATTGCCTTGTCACATACTATTTGCTGTCCAACACATAAAGTAAGTAGTAGTGGCCTAGTGGGGAATCAGTATTAGCTTTCCTGTTTATTTACCTTGTCGAAAGTTCTATGGATTATCTCTTCATGGGAGAAGCTTTTTCCTGTAGCATCATTTCGGGGCATAACATTAGGTTTCCTTTTCAAAACTGTTTCATTGTCCGGTTGGTTGTGTCTGAACTAGCACAATTTCCTGCTGGAGTATAATTTGTTTGTTTCTCACCTTTCCGCAACAGGTGGAAGAAGACGAGGACAGGGGTAGCAGGCAAAGGACACGGATGTGATTCACCGGGCGCGGCTTCATAATATGCTCGGTGTTGATGATATGGTGTACTTTAGATAATTTTGCCTCTTATCGTCTGATGGTAATCTGTAGAATTCATATGTTGGTTATTTTGCGGCGGATATGGAAACTGACTTGAGCTGTGACTTATGACAATGTTGTACTTGGAGCAGCGTTCAGTGTCTCGGATCAGAACCGGTTTTGTGCGAAGCTGCGGCGAACTTAAACTGTTAATGTTAAGTTGTGTAATGGGATGCTTTTGAATTTACAATTACGCAGGCAGGACAGGAAACTACCTGACTCGGTACAAGTTTTTTTTTGTTGCTATACATCGGTTTCAGCTGCGTAGGGTAAATAAATGGTCCAGtaattgaattctttttggttaaaTCATGAAGCACATTCCTCACCCTGCAAAATTAAGCCTAGAACAGTTGTATTACATCTCTGAGCAGAGCAGGCTTCTAGTACCTGAGAGCACTTGTTTTGATCAGAGTAGCAACCGCAACCGTGCTACCATTGCTAGTCTTGAGGGAAGAACGTCATGATGCGGTGGCGCCTTAGGCCTCGGAGTACCAAATGGAAACAAACGCTCGGAGTTCACCATAGACATGTAAAACAGAGCGTACATCTAAAAGAAGAGGAGTTCCACCGAGCTGAAAGATTTCACGGCAAATTGGCAAAATTTGAGAAATAACAGAGCAATTTTTGCGAGTCAATGAAACAGTTAACACCATTACACAACAGGAGTTATCACTAACTCATTCTAATCACACAAAaaaggaggtggtggaaaaaatatgCCTTTTATTTTTCGGATTTCTTAGAAATGTTGGCAACCCGAAGCCCGGTAAAGCAGGAAATCGTCTTGGAAACATCTTTGGCAGGCCGAAAGATACCCCTTTCTCTCATACGAAAATGCTAAACACACGGGACCATTACGGGACTTTCCATACAATTCTCTCCGCCCCCCTATTTTCACCGGGGTGGGGCCCCTTTTCTCCCCCTTAATCAGATAGATAATTGCCATGTCAAGTTTAGCCCGTAATGGTCCCGTAATCCTCCGTTGATGTAGCATTTGCTC
It contains:
- the LOC119339530 gene encoding protein MAK16 homolog → MQVSAFFFFVLRIETGIFCRNPYNATGICNRSSCPLANSRYATIRDHDGVFYLYMKTAERAHLPKKLWERVKLPRNYEKAMEIIDKHLEFWPKLLVHKIKQRLTKMTQYRIRMRRLQLKVREKIMTVPRKKTQRDLRRLEKAEKAAQLDKSIESELKERLRKGVYGEIYNFPFKQFDTILDMEKDELAPEIEEEEEGEIEYVEGDDIEMGDMDDMEDFEGFGDEDDDGDEDDDLDEPATKKPKLPSSDSRSKIGRKSTKVITEVEEDEDRGSRQRTRM